The following coding sequences are from one Oryzisolibacter sp. LB2S window:
- a CDS encoding TRAP transporter substrate-binding protein produces MTEKTTTTGRRKLLKGAAVGAGALSVPMISTAQTTTLRFQSTWPAKDIFHEFAQDYAKKINDMAGGRLKIEVLPAGAVVPAFQLLDAVAKGTLDGGHGVVAYWYGKNQAVALWGSGPAFGMDANMVLAWHNYGGGKELLDEIYKTLNLDVVSKLYGPMPTQPLGWFKKPVAKVEDLKGLKFRTVGLAVDVFTEMGVAVNPLPGGEIVPALDRGLLDAAEFNNASSDRVLGFPDVAKNCMLQSFHQSSEQFEVLFNKTKYDALPAELKAIIDYATQAASADMSWKAADRYAKDYAEMASKQGVKFYKTPDAILRAQLAAWDKVTAKKAAENPMFKKVMESMRAFAQRSGRWQNDTTIDYRMAWNHYFAPKKGAKQG; encoded by the coding sequence ATGACCGAGAAGACCACCACCACGGGCCGCCGCAAGCTACTCAAGGGCGCCGCCGTGGGCGCGGGCGCCCTTTCCGTGCCGATGATCAGCACCGCCCAGACCACCACGTTGCGCTTTCAGAGCACCTGGCCGGCCAAGGACATCTTCCACGAGTTCGCGCAGGACTACGCCAAGAAGATCAACGACATGGCCGGTGGCCGTCTGAAGATCGAGGTGCTGCCCGCCGGCGCCGTGGTGCCGGCCTTCCAGTTGCTCGATGCCGTGGCCAAGGGCACGCTCGATGGCGGCCATGGCGTGGTGGCCTACTGGTATGGCAAGAACCAGGCCGTGGCGCTCTGGGGCTCGGGCCCGGCCTTCGGCATGGACGCCAACATGGTGCTGGCCTGGCACAACTACGGCGGCGGCAAGGAACTGCTCGATGAGATCTACAAGACCCTGAATCTGGACGTGGTCTCCAAACTCTACGGCCCCATGCCCACCCAGCCGCTGGGCTGGTTCAAGAAGCCCGTGGCCAAGGTGGAAGACCTGAAGGGCCTGAAGTTCCGCACCGTGGGCCTGGCCGTGGACGTGTTCACGGAGATGGGCGTGGCCGTCAATCCCCTGCCCGGCGGCGAGATCGTTCCGGCGCTCGACCGCGGCCTGCTCGACGCGGCCGAGTTCAACAATGCGTCGAGCGACCGCGTGCTGGGCTTCCCCGACGTGGCCAAGAACTGCATGCTGCAGAGCTTTCACCAGTCCAGCGAGCAGTTCGAGGTGCTGTTCAACAAGACCAAGTACGACGCGCTGCCGGCCGAGCTCAAGGCCATCATCGACTACGCCACGCAGGCGGCCAGCGCCGACATGAGCTGGAAGGCCGCCGACCGCTACGCCAAGGACTACGCCGAAATGGCCTCCAAGCAAGGCGTGAAGTTCTACAAGACGCCCGACGCCATCCTGCGCGCGCAGCTCGCCGCCTGGGACAAGGTGACGGCCAAGAAGGCGGCCGAGAACCCCATGTTCAAGAAGGTCATGGAGTCCATGCGCGCATTTGCCCAACGCAGCGGGCGCTGGCAGAACGACACCACCATCGACTACCGCATGGCGTGGAACCATTACTTTGCCCCGAAGAAGGGCGCAAAGCAGGGCTAG
- a CDS encoding TRAP transporter small permease subunit encodes MQKFLLGIDAVSTFIGKAAAWACVPLTLLICWEVFSRYALNKPHAWVLDAQIMLYGTMFMMAGAYTLAKNGHVRGDVLYGFFSPRVQAGLDLLLYIVFFLPGVLAMTWAGWNYAQESLAIREQTFSAEPLPLYPFKFVIPLAGAALLLQGVAEITRCVICLRQGAWPRRGDDVEEVDVEKLKQMVHVEGTAYDASQPVKREGQ; translated from the coding sequence ATGCAAAAATTTCTTCTCGGGATCGACGCCGTGTCGACCTTCATCGGCAAAGCCGCCGCCTGGGCCTGCGTGCCCCTGACCCTGCTGATCTGCTGGGAGGTGTTCTCCCGCTACGCGCTCAACAAGCCCCATGCCTGGGTGCTGGACGCGCAGATCATGCTCTACGGCACCATGTTCATGATGGCCGGCGCCTACACCCTGGCCAAGAACGGCCATGTGCGTGGAGACGTGCTGTACGGCTTCTTCAGCCCGCGCGTGCAGGCCGGGCTGGACCTGCTGCTCTACATCGTGTTCTTTCTTCCCGGCGTACTCGCCATGACCTGGGCCGGCTGGAACTACGCCCAGGAGTCCCTGGCGATCCGCGAGCAGACCTTCTCCGCCGAGCCCCTGCCGCTCTACCCCTTCAAGTTCGTCATTCCCCTGGCCGGCGCGGCATTGCTGCTGCAGGGCGTGGCCGAGATCACGCGCTGCGTGATCTGCCTCAGGCAGGGGGCGTGGCCGCGCCGCGGCGACGACGTGGAGGAAGTGGACGTCGAGAAGCTCAAGCAGATGGTGCATGTGGAGGGCACGGCCTATGACGCCAGCCAGCCCGTGAAGCGGGAGGGCCAGTGA